A genomic region of Zea mays cultivar B73 chromosome 6, Zm-B73-REFERENCE-NAM-5.0, whole genome shotgun sequence contains the following coding sequences:
- the LOC100384273 gene encoding uncharacterized protein isoform X1, whose protein sequence is MASSCIPAGGIRLPDLDMVKTAPPPAPHRPAASSTLSEASHSSPASSSSVASLSLKRPRTRTPRKRPSQTYNEAAALLASMYPSVFPVARGWGAPEAAPPRLLGLASALGDDPSCSDLLPPFPVPGGHAAFLLRDLPPPPPQSPAGVAKSCPSPAAVSSVFSEFRDPAPSPATPDDAAAAPDEPGELHFDVDDGFDADSILCGVDQSAAEGIDGIMGKLSMENSGTSVSSSSVNSNLPISKIHPYLRNLMVLGLSFRHDQNIFNQALKRHSVDHEWWMCPAIPVKDITPAPPPSVAMSKVTDKKTKKSLGTMYEEGVPESVNGDAGTLALPETGLGLSLNTDGVLKAWCGRGSVFADSNGSDLPLSSAHVVAHNFMLVQHSIKSLHKKKVSSLFLKLDISKAFDSVSWAFLSEVLSHLGFGPVWRSMISNLLISSSTQVLLNGSPGIPIKHRRGLRQGDPLSPMLFVLVMDVLNSLFLLAENRGLLHRLEGANIRNRLSIYADDVVLFVQPVEEDLHCVRTILDCFGSASGLVSNLQKSYVIPIKCNQQAVLVGCNILQCSSSSFPCTYLGLPISDKKLRRNDLMVWVDKIADRLPNWKARLLNLAGRTAIVRFVLSAIPVYLLIAMNIPKWVINSIDKIRRGFLWKGRKEVTGGCCLVSWDIITRPLYLGGLGISNLLYQSWALQTKWLWLEKTDPNRPWVGLNFPIQQHVRRFFASSIITLVGDGSTTLFWTDRWLDGSCIQDLAPDVVACVGKRASSSRTVAHALENWQWVSDLETPLNLIGLQQYLQLWDTLRGVVLTQEADRHVWIHSSSGQFSSRSCYKAFFMGSITFEPWKRLWKSWAPPKCKFFLWLAIRNKCWTADRLQKRGLDHPEVCPLCDQEPENIQHLLCSCIFARQFWHCILAPLGLADLSPVSIEISFAEWWRKVCKQVHKSKRRGINSVIILGAWCLWIHRNKAVFEGVSPSISRIKKVFLEELECWGLAGAKHLEGLGLGAAIIRSRNFLGE, encoded by the exons ATGGCGTCGTCGTGCATCCCGGCCGGCGGCATCCGGCTGCCGGACCTGGATATGGTCAAGACCGCACCGCCGCCGGCGCCGCACCGCCCGGCGGCGTCCTCCACGCTCTCGGAGGCGTCCCACTCGTCCCCAGCCTCCTCCTCGTCGGTGGCGTCGCTGTCGCTCAAGCGCCCGCGCACGCGCACGCCGCGGAAGCGGCCCAGCCAGACGTACAACGAGGCGGCGGCGTTGCTCGCGTCCATGTACCCCTCCGTATTCCCCGTCGCCAGGGGCTGGGGGGCCCCCGAGGCGGCGCCACCCCGCCTCCTCGGCCTCGCCTCCGCGCTTGGCGACGACCCGTCCTGCTCCGACCTCCTCCCTCCGTTCCCCGTTCCCGGAGGCCACGCCGCCTTCCTCCTCCGcgacctgccgccgccgccgccgcagagcCCTGCCGGCGTCGCCAAGAGCTGCCCGTCGCCCGCGGCCGTCAGCAGCGTCTTCAGCGAGTTCCGCGACCCGGCACCGTCCCCTGCAACCCCTGACGATGCTGCTGCGGCACCTGACGAGCCCGGAGAGCTCCACTTCGACGTTGACGACGGTTTCGACGCTGACTCTATTCTGTGCGGCGTCGACCAGAGCGCGGCCGAGGGCATCGACGGCATCATGGGTAAGCTCTCTATGGAAAACAGCGGGACGTCCGTGTCAAGCTCAAGCGTCAACTCCAACCTGCCCATATCCAAGATACACCCTTACCTCAGGAACCTTATGGTCCTCGGGCTGAGCTTCCGGCACGATCAGAATATCTTCAACCAAGCGCTCAAGCGCCATAGCGTCGATCATGAATGGTGGATGTGCCCTGCCATACCTGTAAAAGACATTACCCCTGCGCCGCCACCTTCAGTAGCAATGTCGAAAGTGACAGACAAGAAGACTAAGAAGTCACTGGGGACAATGTACGAGGAGGGGGTTCCTGAGTCTGTCAATGGCGACGCTGGAACTTTGGCACTGCCAGAGACAGGATTGGGGCTGAGCTTGAACACTGACGGGGTGCTCAAGGCGTGGTGCGGCAGAGGCTCTGTGTTCGCTGATAGCAATGGCTCTGACTTGCCGTTGTCTTCTGCTCATGTGGTA GCCCACAACTTCATGTTGGTGCAGCATTCAATTAAATCTCTCCACAAGAAGAAAGTCTCTAGTTTGTTCTTGAAGTTGGATATCTCCAAAGCCTTTGATTCAGTTTCTTGGGCTTTTTTGTCTGAAGTGCTTTCACATCTTGGTTTTGGTCCTGTGTGGCGAAGTATGATTTCAAATTTGCTGATCTCGTCCTCCACTCAGGTGCTTTTGAATGGGTCTCCTGGTATTCCTATTAAACACCGGAGAGGGCTTCGCCAGGGGGATCCTCTTTCTCCTATGTTGTTCGTCTTGGTTATGGATGTGCTCAACAGTTTATTCTTGCTGGCTGAAAACAGGGGGCTGCTGCATAGATTGGAGGGCGCTAATATTCGAAACAGGCTGTCCATTTATGCTGATGATGTAGTCCTTTTTGTTCAACCTGTTGAGGAAGATCTTCACTGCGTCAGAACAATTTTGGATTGCTTTGGCTCAGCTTCTGGGTTGGTGTCTAACTTGCAAAAAAGCTATGTCATTCCAATTAAGTGTAATCAGCAGGCGGTGCTGGTGGGCTGCAATATTCTTCAatgctcttcttcttctttcccttGCACTTATTTGGGATTGCCAATATCAGACAAGAAGCTCAGAAGGAATGATCTCATGGTTTGGGTCGACAAAATTGCTGATCGGCTTCCTAATTGGAAGGCCCGGCTGCTTAATCTGGCTGGCAGGACAGCTATAGTGCGCTTCGTGCTTTCGGCCATCCCGGTATACCTTCTCATTGCCATGAATATTCCCAAGTGGGTGATAAATTCTATAGATAAGATTCGAAGAGGATTTCTTTGGAAAGGAAGAAAGGAGGTAACTGGAGGTTGTTGTCTTGTCTCTTGGGATATAATTACAAGGCCTTTGTATCTTGGTGGCCTTGGGATTTCTAACTTACTTTACCAAAGCTGGGCGCTGCAGACTAAATGGTTATGGTTGGAAAAAACAGATCCAAATAGGCCTTGGGTTGGGCTGAATTTCCCTATTCAGCAGCATGTCAGGAGATTCTTTGCTTCTTCAATTATTACCTTGGTTGGAGACGGGTCTACTACTTTATTCTGGACAGATAGGTGGTTGGATGGGTCTTGTATCCAGGATCTTGCCCCTGATGTAGTTGCTTGTGTTGGGAAAAGGGCTAGTTCTTCCAGAACGGTGGCCCATGCTCTTGAGAACTGGCAGTGGGTCAGCGACTTAGAAACCCCTCTTAATTTGATTGGGTTGCAGCAGTACCTACAGCTTTGGGACACTTTAAGAGGAGTGGTGCTGACACAAGAGGCTGATAGACATGTGTGGATTCATTCTTCCTCTGGGCAGTTCTCTTCTAGATCATGCTATAAGGCTTTTTTCATGGGTTCGATTACCTTTGAACCTTGGAAGAGGTTATGGAAATCTTGGGCTCCACCCAAATGCAAATTCTTCCTATGGTTGGCAATAAGGAATAAATGTTGGACAGCTGATAGACTTCAGAAGAGAGGGCTGGATCATCCTGAGGTCTGTCCTCTATGTGATCAGGAGCCGGAGAATATCCAACATCTCCTTTGCAGTTGCATCTTTGCTAGACAATTTTGGCATTGCATTCTTGCACCGTTGGGGCTTGCtgatctttctcctgtttctattgAGATATCTTTTGCTGAGTGGTGGAGGAAGGTGTGTAAGCAAGTGCACAAATCCAAAAGAAGAGGCATTAACAGCGTCATCATCTTGGGGGCTTGGTGTCTATGGATTCATCGTAATAAGGCAGTTTTTGAGGGTGTCAGTCCTTCCATAAGCAGAATTAAAAAAGTTTTCTTGGAAGAGTTAGAATGTTGGGGTCTAGCCGGTGCCAAGCATCTTGAGGGCTTAGGCCTAGGTGCTGCCATTATTAGGTCCAGGAATTTTCTGGGTGAGTAG
- the LOC100384273 gene encoding uncharacterized protein LOC100384273 isoform 2 (isoform 2 is encoded by transcript variant 2), with protein MASSCIPAGGIRLPDLDMVKTAPPPAPHRPAASSTLSEASHSSPASSSSVASLSLKRPRTRTPRKRPSQTYNEAAALLASMYPSVFPVARGWGAPEAAPPRLLGLASALGDDPSCSDLLPPFPVPGGHAAFLLRDLPPPPPQSPAGVAKSCPSPAAVSSVFSEFRDPAPSPATPDDAAAAPDEPGELHFDVDDGFDADSILCGVDQSAAEGIDGIMGKLSMENSGTSVSSSSVNSNLPISKIHPYLRNLMVLGLSFRHDQNIFNQALKRHSVDHEWWMCPAIPVKDITPAPPPSVAMSKVTDKKTKKSLGTMYEEGVPESVNGDAGTLALPETGLGLSLNTDGVLKAWCGRGSVFADSNGSDLPLSSAHVVVLLNGSPGIPIKHRRGLRQGDPLSPMLFVLVMDVLNSLFLLAENRGLLHRLEGANIRNRLSIYADDVVLFVQPVEEDLHCVRTILDCFGSASGLVSNLQKSYVIPIKCNQQAVLVGCNILQCSSSSFPCTYLGLPISDKKLRRNDLMVWVDKIADRLPNWKARLLNLAGRTAIVRFVLSAIPVYLLIAMNIPKWVINSIDKIRRGFLWKGRKEVTGGCCLVSWDIITRPLYLGGLGISNLLYQSWALQTKWLWLEKTDPNRPWVGLNFPIQQHVRRFFASSIITLVGDGSTTLFWTDRWLDGSCIQDLAPDVVACVGKRASSSRTVAHALENWQWVSDLETPLNLIGLQQYLQLWDTLRGVVLTQEADRHVWIHSSSGQFSSRSCYKAFFMGSITFEPWKRLWKSWAPPKCKFFLWLAIRNKCWTADRLQKRGLDHPEVCPLCDQEPENIQHLLCSCIFARQFWHCILAPLGLADLSPVSIEISFAEWWRKVCKQVHKSKRRGINSVIILGAWCLWIHRNKAVFEGVSPSISRIKKVFLEELECWGLAGAKHLEGLGLGAAIIRSRNFLGE; from the exons ATGGCGTCGTCGTGCATCCCGGCCGGCGGCATCCGGCTGCCGGACCTGGATATGGTCAAGACCGCACCGCCGCCGGCGCCGCACCGCCCGGCGGCGTCCTCCACGCTCTCGGAGGCGTCCCACTCGTCCCCAGCCTCCTCCTCGTCGGTGGCGTCGCTGTCGCTCAAGCGCCCGCGCACGCGCACGCCGCGGAAGCGGCCCAGCCAGACGTACAACGAGGCGGCGGCGTTGCTCGCGTCCATGTACCCCTCCGTATTCCCCGTCGCCAGGGGCTGGGGGGCCCCCGAGGCGGCGCCACCCCGCCTCCTCGGCCTCGCCTCCGCGCTTGGCGACGACCCGTCCTGCTCCGACCTCCTCCCTCCGTTCCCCGTTCCCGGAGGCCACGCCGCCTTCCTCCTCCGcgacctgccgccgccgccgccgcagagcCCTGCCGGCGTCGCCAAGAGCTGCCCGTCGCCCGCGGCCGTCAGCAGCGTCTTCAGCGAGTTCCGCGACCCGGCACCGTCCCCTGCAACCCCTGACGATGCTGCTGCGGCACCTGACGAGCCCGGAGAGCTCCACTTCGACGTTGACGACGGTTTCGACGCTGACTCTATTCTGTGCGGCGTCGACCAGAGCGCGGCCGAGGGCATCGACGGCATCATGGGTAAGCTCTCTATGGAAAACAGCGGGACGTCCGTGTCAAGCTCAAGCGTCAACTCCAACCTGCCCATATCCAAGATACACCCTTACCTCAGGAACCTTATGGTCCTCGGGCTGAGCTTCCGGCACGATCAGAATATCTTCAACCAAGCGCTCAAGCGCCATAGCGTCGATCATGAATGGTGGATGTGCCCTGCCATACCTGTAAAAGACATTACCCCTGCGCCGCCACCTTCAGTAGCAATGTCGAAAGTGACAGACAAGAAGACTAAGAAGTCACTGGGGACAATGTACGAGGAGGGGGTTCCTGAGTCTGTCAATGGCGACGCTGGAACTTTGGCACTGCCAGAGACAGGATTGGGGCTGAGCTTGAACACTGACGGGGTGCTCAAGGCGTGGTGCGGCAGAGGCTCTGTGTTCGCTGATAGCAATGGCTCTGACTTGCCGTTGTCTTCTGCTCATGTGGTA GTGCTTTTGAATGGGTCTCCTGGTATTCCTATTAAACACCGGAGAGGGCTTCGCCAGGGGGATCCTCTTTCTCCTATGTTGTTCGTCTTGGTTATGGATGTGCTCAACAGTTTATTCTTGCTGGCTGAAAACAGGGGGCTGCTGCATAGATTGGAGGGCGCTAATATTCGAAACAGGCTGTCCATTTATGCTGATGATGTAGTCCTTTTTGTTCAACCTGTTGAGGAAGATCTTCACTGCGTCAGAACAATTTTGGATTGCTTTGGCTCAGCTTCTGGGTTGGTGTCTAACTTGCAAAAAAGCTATGTCATTCCAATTAAGTGTAATCAGCAGGCGGTGCTGGTGGGCTGCAATATTCTTCAatgctcttcttcttctttcccttGCACTTATTTGGGATTGCCAATATCAGACAAGAAGCTCAGAAGGAATGATCTCATGGTTTGGGTCGACAAAATTGCTGATCGGCTTCCTAATTGGAAGGCCCGGCTGCTTAATCTGGCTGGCAGGACAGCTATAGTGCGCTTCGTGCTTTCGGCCATCCCGGTATACCTTCTCATTGCCATGAATATTCCCAAGTGGGTGATAAATTCTATAGATAAGATTCGAAGAGGATTTCTTTGGAAAGGAAGAAAGGAGGTAACTGGAGGTTGTTGTCTTGTCTCTTGGGATATAATTACAAGGCCTTTGTATCTTGGTGGCCTTGGGATTTCTAACTTACTTTACCAAAGCTGGGCGCTGCAGACTAAATGGTTATGGTTGGAAAAAACAGATCCAAATAGGCCTTGGGTTGGGCTGAATTTCCCTATTCAGCAGCATGTCAGGAGATTCTTTGCTTCTTCAATTATTACCTTGGTTGGAGACGGGTCTACTACTTTATTCTGGACAGATAGGTGGTTGGATGGGTCTTGTATCCAGGATCTTGCCCCTGATGTAGTTGCTTGTGTTGGGAAAAGGGCTAGTTCTTCCAGAACGGTGGCCCATGCTCTTGAGAACTGGCAGTGGGTCAGCGACTTAGAAACCCCTCTTAATTTGATTGGGTTGCAGCAGTACCTACAGCTTTGGGACACTTTAAGAGGAGTGGTGCTGACACAAGAGGCTGATAGACATGTGTGGATTCATTCTTCCTCTGGGCAGTTCTCTTCTAGATCATGCTATAAGGCTTTTTTCATGGGTTCGATTACCTTTGAACCTTGGAAGAGGTTATGGAAATCTTGGGCTCCACCCAAATGCAAATTCTTCCTATGGTTGGCAATAAGGAATAAATGTTGGACAGCTGATAGACTTCAGAAGAGAGGGCTGGATCATCCTGAGGTCTGTCCTCTATGTGATCAGGAGCCGGAGAATATCCAACATCTCCTTTGCAGTTGCATCTTTGCTAGACAATTTTGGCATTGCATTCTTGCACCGTTGGGGCTTGCtgatctttctcctgtttctattgAGATATCTTTTGCTGAGTGGTGGAGGAAGGTGTGTAAGCAAGTGCACAAATCCAAAAGAAGAGGCATTAACAGCGTCATCATCTTGGGGGCTTGGTGTCTATGGATTCATCGTAATAAGGCAGTTTTTGAGGGTGTCAGTCCTTCCATAAGCAGAATTAAAAAAGTTTTCTTGGAAGAGTTAGAATGTTGGGGTCTAGCCGGTGCCAAGCATCTTGAGGGCTTAGGCCTAGGTGCTGCCATTATTAGGTCCAGGAATTTTCTGGGTGAGTAG